A window of the Scleropages formosus chromosome 5, fSclFor1.1, whole genome shotgun sequence genome harbors these coding sequences:
- the LOC108931117 gene encoding zeta-sarcoglycan-like gives MNRSASLDIEALKMMQEQYTLSAQPSGLPSPDLTAIHPVGIYGWRKRCLYFFVLLLVVIMIVNLALTIWILKVMSFTIDGMGSLKVSGDGVRLEGVAEFLLPLYAREIGSREDSALLLHSDRNVTLNARDHRGLLTGQLTVGPQAVEVHTQRFEVWSHDTRRLLFSAEDDEVQIGTEKLRVTGVEGAVFQHSVETPHIRAEPSHDLRLESPTRTLTMEAPRGVEISADAGDLRATCRKDLQLESTEGEIFLNAHVIRLGSLPIGTTAAAHGSTVPKQTVYELCACPNGRLYLSPAELESTCQATSNVCLWS, from the exons ATGATGCAGGAGCAGTACACGCTGTCTGCGCAGCCGAGCGGCCTCCCGAGCCCGGACCTCACCGCCATCCACCCCGTGGGGATCTATGGCTGGAGGAAGAGATGCCTCTACTTCttcgtgctgctgctggtggtcaTCATGATCGTGAACCTGGCTCTCACCATATGGATTTTGAAGGTCATGAGTTTCACCATA GACGGTATGGGGTCGCTCAAGGTCAGCGGAGATGGCGTTCGCCTAGAGGGCGTTGCTGAGTTCCTGTTGCCCCTCTATGCCCGAGAGATCGGGTCTCGGGAG GACAGCGCGCTGCTTCTGCACTCGGACCGGAACGTGACCCTGAACGCGAGGGACCACCGGGGCCTCCTCACGGGGCAGCTCACTGTGG GACCCCAGGCAGTGGAGGTGCACACGCAGCGGTTCGAGGTGTGGAGCCACGATACACGGAGGCTCCTGTTCTCAGCGGAGGACGACGAGGTCCAGATTGGGACCGAGAAGCTCAGGGTCACTG GTGTGGAGGGGGCGGTCTTTCAGCACTCTGTGGAAACACCTCACATCCGAGCAGAACCTTCCCATGATCTTCG GCTGGAGTCTCCGACGCGGACGCTCACTATGGAGGCCCCCCGAGGAGTGGAGATCAGCGCTGATGCCGGTGACCTCAGGGCGACTTGCCGGAAAGATCTGCAGCTCGAGTCCACAGAGGGGGAG ATTTTCCTGAACGCGCACGTGATCCGCCTTGGCAGTCTACCCATCGGCACAACGGCTGCCGCTCACGGTTCAACTGTTCCTAAGCAGACGGTGTACGAGCTGTGCGCCTGCCCCAATGGAAGGCTCTACTTGTCCCCTGCAGAGTTAGAGTCTACCTGCCAGGCCACCAGCAACGTGTGCCTGTGGAGCTGA